One stretch of Streptomyces sp. NBC_01142 DNA includes these proteins:
- a CDS encoding MFS transporter, translated as MPLALLALAVGAFGIGTTEFVIMGLLPEVAADFQVSIPAAGFLVTGYGLGVVLGAPLMTALGTRVSRKRMLMLLMGLFIAGNVLSAVAPVFEVMLAGRVVASFAHGAFFGIGSVVAADLVAPEKKAGAIAMMFTGLTVANVVGVPLGTFVGQSAGWRTTFFIVAALGVIGLAGVAKLVPEQPKPEGVRLRDELSAFRNVQVLLAMAMTVLGFGGVFAAITYITPMMTDVAGYSDGSVTWLLVLFGLGMVGGNLVGGKYADRALMPLLYVSLGALALVLALFTFTAHDKIAAAVTLTLVGALGFATVPPLQKRVLDQAAGAPTLASAVNIGAFNLGNSLAAWLGGIVIAAGFGYTAPNWVGAALAASALALAALSHHLERRATSVGGGSPTSEGATFDGARAAVSTATPEGAPVTVGRR; from the coding sequence ATGCCACTCGCGCTCCTCGCCCTTGCCGTCGGGGCCTTCGGGATCGGCACCACCGAGTTTGTGATCATGGGGTTGCTCCCCGAGGTCGCCGCCGACTTCCAGGTCTCCATCCCCGCTGCCGGCTTTCTGGTCACCGGGTACGGCCTCGGTGTCGTCCTCGGCGCTCCGCTGATGACTGCCCTCGGCACCCGCGTTTCCCGCAAGCGGATGCTGATGCTGCTGATGGGGTTGTTCATCGCGGGCAATGTGCTCTCTGCCGTCGCGCCGGTCTTCGAAGTCATGCTGGCCGGCCGGGTCGTCGCTTCCTTCGCGCACGGTGCCTTCTTCGGCATCGGGTCGGTCGTCGCGGCCGATCTCGTCGCTCCCGAGAAGAAGGCCGGGGCGATCGCCATGATGTTCACCGGTCTGACTGTCGCCAATGTCGTCGGCGTCCCGCTCGGTACCTTCGTGGGCCAGAGCGCCGGCTGGCGGACCACGTTCTTCATCGTCGCCGCGCTCGGTGTCATCGGCCTTGCGGGTGTTGCCAAGCTGGTGCCGGAGCAGCCCAAGCCAGAAGGCGTGCGGCTGCGCGACGAGCTCTCGGCCTTCCGTAATGTGCAGGTCCTGCTTGCCATGGCGATGACGGTCCTCGGCTTTGGCGGAGTCTTCGCCGCGATCACCTACATCACGCCGATGATGACCGATGTCGCCGGCTACTCCGACGGCTCCGTCACCTGGCTGTTGGTCCTGTTCGGCCTCGGCATGGTCGGCGGCAACCTGGTCGGCGGCAAGTACGCGGACCGTGCGCTGATGCCGCTGCTGTACGTGTCGCTGGGTGCGCTCGCCCTCGTCCTCGCGCTGTTCACGTTCACCGCCCATGACAAGATCGCGGCGGCCGTCACCCTCACTCTGGTCGGCGCGCTGGGATTCGCGACGGTACCGCCGTTGCAGAAGCGGGTCCTGGACCAGGCTGCGGGCGCTCCCACCTTGGCTTCCGCGGTCAACATCGGCGCCTTCAACCTTGGTAACTCGCTGGCGGCGTGGCTCGGTGGCATCGTCATCGCGGCAGGCTTCGGCTACACGGCCCCCAACTGGGTCGGCGCTGCTCTCGCTGCCTCCGCGCTTGCTCTCGCTGCTCTCTCCCACCATCTCGAACGCCGCGCTACCTCCGTCGGCGGTGGATCCCCCACCTCCGAGGGAGCCACCTTCGATGGAGCGCGGGCCGCCGTCTCGACCGCCACGCCTGAGGGGGCCCCGGTCACTGTGGGCCGGCGCTGA
- a CDS encoding LysR family transcriptional regulator — translation MDLALLRTFVTVHRAGSFTRAAALLGLSQPAVTGQIRTLERQLGRPLFLRQARGVTPTTIGDELAHRAAPHLDALVEITEVGLDDESGVRTLHLAGPPEFTALRALPALTPLISQGLALRASFGNAEETLEGLAAGHHDLAIATARPRGGLLTATPLCDEEHVLVASPRWAAHLGPGALRKGHMVLEQLPVVEVHESLPLVSRYWAAVFDSRPAPAAAVIAPDLRAVLETAASGAGLAVLPRYLCQDDLESGRIMALLDPPVPPLRTYFLVVRTGTLALPHIARAHEWLLRASAAW, via the coding sequence ATGGATCTGGCCCTGCTGCGCACATTCGTCACGGTGCACCGGGCCGGCTCCTTCACCCGCGCCGCCGCGCTGCTAGGGCTCTCACAGCCCGCCGTGACCGGACAGATACGCACGCTGGAGCGGCAGTTGGGCCGCCCGCTCTTCCTCCGCCAGGCCCGCGGAGTAACCCCCACCACCATCGGCGACGAGCTCGCCCACCGGGCCGCCCCCCACCTGGACGCCCTGGTGGAGATCACCGAGGTCGGCCTCGACGACGAGTCGGGCGTACGCACCCTGCATCTCGCCGGACCCCCGGAGTTCACCGCGCTGCGCGCCCTGCCCGCCCTCACCCCGTTGATCTCCCAGGGTCTGGCGCTGCGGGCTTCTTTCGGGAACGCGGAGGAGACCCTGGAAGGGCTGGCCGCCGGACACCATGATCTCGCCATCGCCACCGCCCGCCCCCGCGGCGGGCTGCTCACCGCGACTCCCCTGTGCGACGAGGAGCACGTCCTGGTCGCCTCGCCCCGCTGGGCGGCGCACCTGGGGCCCGGCGCGCTGCGCAAGGGCCATATGGTGCTCGAGCAGTTACCGGTGGTGGAGGTTCACGAATCCCTGCCGCTGGTCTCCCGCTACTGGGCCGCCGTTTTCGACAGCCGGCCGGCCCCCGCGGCCGCCGTCATCGCCCCCGACCTGCGGGCCGTCCTGGAAACCGCGGCGTCGGGCGCCGGGCTCGCCGTACTGCCGCGATATCTGTGCCAGGACGACCTGGAGAGCGGACGGATCATGGCACTCCTCGACCCGCCGGTGCCCCCGCTGCGTACGTACTTCCTCGTCGTGCGCACCGGCACACTCGCCCTCCCGCACATCGCGCGGGCGCACGAGTGGCTGCTGCGCGCCTCCGCCGCCTGGTGA
- a CDS encoding MarR family winged helix-turn-helix transcriptional regulator produces MTATDPALTALSQSWCALSLLHGKIEAHIERALEAGHGLSMREYSLLDVLSRQHNGPGGHLQMKQVADAVVLSQSATTRLVTRLEDRGLLTRYLCDTDRRGIYTDVTESGQALLAEARPTNDTALREALDQAAEDPELAPLVRAVEELRVPA; encoded by the coding sequence ATGACAGCGACCGACCCCGCCCTCACCGCCCTCTCTCAGAGCTGGTGCGCCCTCTCCCTGCTCCACGGGAAGATCGAGGCCCATATCGAGCGGGCACTCGAGGCCGGGCACGGCCTGAGCATGCGCGAGTACTCGCTGCTCGACGTCCTCAGCCGCCAGCACAACGGCCCCGGCGGGCATCTGCAGATGAAGCAGGTCGCCGACGCCGTCGTCCTCAGCCAGAGCGCCACCACCCGCCTGGTCACCCGCCTCGAGGACCGCGGCCTGCTGACCCGCTATCTCTGCGACACTGACCGCCGCGGCATCTACACCGATGTCACGGAGTCCGGCCAGGCCCTGCTCGCCGAAGCCAGGCCCACCAACGACACGGCCCTGCGCGAGGCACTCGACCAGGCCGCCGAGGACCCCGAGCTGGCCCCCCTGGTCCGGGCCGTCGAGGAGCTTCGGGTCCCCGCGTAG
- a CDS encoding GNAT family N-acetyltransferase — translation MSDLDIRPAAPADIPTIVAMLADDPLGAQRESPDDLTPYTAAFERLAQDPNQHQVVAVREGRVVGTLQLTIIPGLSRRGSTRSIIEGVRIHADERGSGLGTRLIEWAIGESRRQNCQLVQLTSDATRTDARRFYERLGFEASHVGFKMSI, via the coding sequence ATGAGCGACCTGGACATACGACCCGCCGCACCCGCAGACATCCCGACGATCGTGGCGATGCTCGCCGACGACCCACTGGGCGCCCAGCGCGAATCGCCGGACGACCTCACTCCGTACACCGCCGCCTTCGAACGACTGGCCCAGGACCCGAACCAGCACCAGGTCGTCGCCGTACGCGAGGGCCGGGTCGTCGGCACGCTGCAGCTCACGATCATCCCCGGGCTCTCCCGGCGCGGCTCCACCCGCTCGATCATCGAAGGCGTACGGATCCATGCCGACGAACGCGGCAGCGGCCTCGGCACCCGGCTCATCGAATGGGCCATCGGCGAATCACGCCGCCAGAACTGCCAGTTGGTACAGCTGACCTCGGACGCCACCCGCACCGACGCCCGCCGCTTCTACGAGCGGCTCGGCTTCGAGGCCTCCCACGTCGGCTTCAAGATGAGTATCTGA
- a CDS encoding NUDIX domain-containing protein, with translation MTERPVVKRTARAILLDGDDLVLIKRTKPGVDPYWLTPGGGVEPEDATVIDALHREVDEELGAKITDVVPCFVDTVEHIADGGVTGVKVQHFFVCRLESMNPALRHGPEIDEPCGEYEIVRVPFSRVGIAAVHLVPLSLRHYLDGNIEGVRAMHAPDLG, from the coding sequence ATGACCGAACGACCGGTGGTCAAGCGCACCGCACGCGCCATTCTGCTCGACGGTGACGATCTCGTCCTGATCAAGCGCACCAAGCCCGGAGTGGATCCCTACTGGCTCACGCCCGGCGGCGGCGTGGAGCCGGAGGACGCCACCGTCATCGACGCCCTCCACCGGGAGGTGGACGAAGAGCTCGGCGCCAAGATCACCGATGTGGTGCCCTGCTTCGTCGACACCGTCGAGCACATCGCGGACGGCGGCGTGACGGGGGTGAAAGTGCAGCACTTCTTCGTCTGCCGGCTGGAGTCCATGAACCCCGCACTGCGGCACGGCCCGGAGATCGACGAACCGTGCGGGGAGTACGAGATCGTACGGGTGCCGTTCAGCCGGGTCGGGATCGCCGCCGTCCATCTCGTACCGCTGTCGCTGCGGCACTATCTCGACGGCAACATCGAGGGCGTACGGGCAATGCACGCCCCTGACCTGGGCTGA
- a CDS encoding DUF2269 domain-containing protein: MKPIKRPARRAALVVHVTASAGWLGLTLGLLALALTAATTQSLPMIEAACRSMKIFTDWLVIPVALLTLLSGLVLSLGTPWGLARHRWVYTKFWLTLATLTASVFALRPGVNDAADTVASGTPLANPLDLVMGPAVSLTAYVCMTVISILKPWGLTRRGRRMRVLATSRKVLDERSLRPTA; the protein is encoded by the coding sequence GTGAAACCAATCAAGCGCCCTGCTCGTCGGGCCGCACTCGTCGTCCATGTCACCGCATCCGCGGGCTGGCTCGGGCTCACGCTCGGCCTGCTCGCGCTTGCCCTCACCGCAGCCACCACCCAATCCCTGCCCATGATCGAGGCGGCATGCCGCTCGATGAAGATCTTCACCGACTGGCTCGTGATTCCGGTCGCGCTACTGACCCTGCTCAGTGGTCTCGTGCTCTCACTCGGCACCCCATGGGGCCTGGCCAGGCATCGCTGGGTCTACACAAAGTTCTGGCTGACCCTCGCCACCCTCACCGCATCGGTCTTCGCCCTGCGCCCGGGTGTCAACGACGCTGCCGACACCGTCGCCTCGGGTACCCCCTTGGCCAACCCGCTCGACCTGGTGATGGGACCCGCGGTCTCCCTCACCGCGTACGTCTGCATGACGGTCATTTCCATCCTCAAGCCGTGGGGTCTCACGCGGCGTGGCCGCCGTATGCGGGTCTTGGCCACTTCGAGGAAAGTGCTGGACGAACGATCACTGCGTCCGACAGCCTGA
- a CDS encoding HAD family phosphatase translates to MERTRRLHIFDLDGTLIRGSAAPVEISRQLGLVDEIGELERDLISRRIGPPEYAVRAHALWGDLTEAHVAAAFESAPWLQGIQEVWRDIREGGDYCAVISLSPSFFVERLLGWGAHAAHGSIFPEVPFTRAVDPTGILSAAAKVKIANQLCAEFEVGLDGCVAYGDSMSDAEIFASVPTTVAVNADHHLSGLATHTYTGDDLRGAYELVRICG, encoded by the coding sequence ATGGAGCGAACACGCAGGTTGCATATCTTCGATCTCGACGGCACATTGATCCGCGGTTCGGCGGCTCCGGTGGAGATATCCCGGCAGCTGGGACTGGTCGATGAAATCGGCGAGCTGGAGCGGGATCTGATCTCCCGCAGGATCGGTCCGCCGGAGTACGCGGTGCGCGCGCATGCTCTCTGGGGCGATCTCACCGAGGCGCATGTGGCAGCCGCCTTCGAGTCGGCACCTTGGCTCCAAGGCATCCAGGAGGTGTGGCGGGATATCCGTGAAGGCGGGGACTACTGCGCCGTCATTTCCCTCTCGCCCTCCTTCTTCGTTGAGCGGCTTCTGGGCTGGGGAGCTCATGCGGCGCACGGATCAATCTTTCCCGAGGTGCCCTTCACCCGGGCCGTGGACCCGACCGGCATTCTCAGCGCGGCCGCGAAAGTGAAGATCGCGAACCAACTCTGTGCAGAGTTCGAGGTGGGACTGGACGGATGTGTTGCATACGGTGATTCCATGTCCGACGCGGAGATCTTTGCGTCGGTGCCCACCACGGTGGCGGTGAATGCCGATCACCATCTGTCGGGCCTGGCCACACATACCTATACGGGGGACGATCTGCGCGGGGCCTATGAACTGGTGCGAATCTGCGGATAG
- a CDS encoding GNAT family N-acetyltransferase, giving the protein MSTPLSELPIRRLTTDDLISCADLSEDRGWPREEHKWGLLLTAGTGYGIDDPAGKGLVTACVLTSYGPGLTAIGMVLVAERYARQGVGRRLMKHVLEEAGGTPLTLHATPYGKPLYEELGFLTTGRAEMVRGRFQPSAPAPAPEMSTRPATAEDLPAILRLDNEVFGLDRTHMITRLPAFADQLRVAEEDGILTGYAAAWPNMDTHVIGPLIARDTETAKALIASLAAGSDRPIRTDIDVRHEELLTWLKENGLEPIAFNAVMTYGIPGLPGDWTRRFAPLSVAAG; this is encoded by the coding sequence ATGTCGACACCTCTCTCTGAGCTGCCCATCCGGCGTCTGACCACGGACGACCTCATTTCCTGCGCCGATCTCTCCGAGGACCGCGGCTGGCCGCGCGAGGAGCACAAATGGGGCCTCCTGCTGACAGCAGGGACGGGATACGGCATCGACGACCCGGCGGGCAAGGGGCTGGTGACCGCTTGCGTACTCACCTCGTACGGCCCCGGGCTCACCGCGATCGGCATGGTGCTCGTCGCCGAGCGGTACGCCCGGCAGGGCGTCGGGCGGCGCCTGATGAAGCATGTACTGGAGGAGGCCGGCGGCACCCCGCTCACGCTGCACGCCACCCCGTACGGAAAGCCGCTCTACGAGGAGCTGGGCTTCCTCACCACCGGCCGCGCCGAGATGGTCCGCGGCCGCTTCCAGCCATCGGCCCCGGCCCCGGCCCCTGAGATGTCCACACGACCCGCCACCGCCGAGGACCTCCCGGCAATCCTGCGCCTGGACAACGAGGTCTTCGGCCTGGACCGGACCCACATGATCACGCGCCTGCCCGCCTTCGCCGACCAGCTCCGGGTGGCCGAGGAGGACGGCATCCTGACGGGGTACGCGGCGGCCTGGCCCAATATGGACACCCATGTCATCGGCCCCTTGATCGCCCGGGACACCGAGACCGCGAAGGCGCTGATCGCCTCCCTGGCCGCAGGCAGCGACCGCCCGATCCGTACGGACATCGACGTGCGCCACGAGGAACTGCTCACCTGGTTGAAGGAAAACGGCCTGGAGCCGATCGCCTTCAACGCGGTGATGACCTACGGCATCCCGGGCCTCCCGGGCGACTGGACCCGCCGCTTCGCTCCCCTGTCGGTCGCGGCGGGATAG
- a CDS encoding globin domain-containing protein codes for MDAPTTTSADNGTSGESGGGGWFTPRKQPAQGRSAPEPSTAESAAGGGGGAGDGGAGERVAGPRRPVASIRPVGSGTARPAPPPSRAAGHATAPRETEAPLDEGPVDDLPNESAPDEWAPPGAAHAPPGGSEAAVNLEAPGSRGHAGPREARAVQEDSGRYEGTAPRGPQGLRVVSGPDERSEPPKAPGLHLVPDPHDAAGVGEGQSGQEAPRVREVPGPCQGAGPAAGPAPHEASARHQSAGPYEASAAGAAVGPHAVRNVAHGRDAYAGHQPQAPRDAYAGHQPQAPRDAQGGHQAPAPHDLSRPATAPASFAAPTAAPTVPASPAAPVDDASPDAILIRRTMAEVASVADKVTSYFYALLFVRHPELRGLFPAAMDSQRDRLLKALLTAAEHMDNAAVLTDYLQHLGRGHRKYGTQPSHYPAVGEALIGSLSRYATTTWDEETEAAWIRTYTTISQIMIDAAAQNERHAPAWWQAEVVSHDLRTPDIAIITVRPDQPYTFLAGQYTSLETPWWPRIWRHYSFAGAPRSDGLLSFHVKAVPAGWVSNALVHHARPGDVMRLGPPAGSMTVDHTTDNGLLCLGGGTGIAPIKALVEDVAEHGARRPVEVFYGARTDFDLYDIDTMLRLQQSHPWLHVRAVVDDRAQFPDAVREYGPWYEYDAYLSGPPGMIRSGVDALRGIGIPFDRIRHDSLEELVAAGD; via the coding sequence ATGGACGCTCCGACCACCACGTCGGCCGACAACGGCACTTCAGGCGAAAGCGGCGGAGGCGGATGGTTCACCCCTCGCAAGCAGCCGGCCCAGGGGCGGTCCGCCCCAGAGCCCAGCACGGCAGAGAGCGCTGCGGGCGGGGGTGGTGGCGCGGGTGATGGCGGGGCCGGGGAGCGAGTAGCCGGCCCGAGGCGCCCCGTCGCCTCCATACGCCCGGTGGGCTCCGGTACGGCTCGTCCCGCCCCGCCGCCGTCCAGGGCCGCGGGGCATGCGACCGCCCCGCGCGAGACCGAGGCGCCGCTGGACGAGGGCCCTGTCGACGACCTCCCGAACGAGTCCGCCCCTGATGAGTGGGCGCCGCCCGGCGCAGCCCATGCGCCGCCCGGCGGCAGCGAGGCCGCCGTGAACCTCGAAGCCCCCGGCTCTCGCGGGCATGCCGGACCCCGCGAAGCCCGCGCAGTCCAGGAGGACTCCGGCCGCTACGAGGGCACTGCGCCCCGCGGGCCCCAGGGGCTCCGGGTGGTTTCCGGTCCGGACGAGCGCTCCGAGCCTCCAAAGGCCCCCGGACTGCATCTGGTACCCGACCCCCACGATGCCGCGGGTGTCGGGGAGGGGCAGAGTGGGCAGGAAGCGCCGCGAGTCCGCGAAGTCCCTGGCCCCTGCCAGGGCGCCGGCCCCGCGGCTGGCCCCGCCCCGCACGAAGCGTCCGCGCGCCATCAGAGCGCCGGCCCCTACGAAGCTTCCGCCGCCGGAGCAGCGGTCGGCCCCCATGCAGTGCGCAACGTGGCGCACGGCCGGGACGCGTACGCAGGTCATCAACCCCAGGCTCCCCGCGACGCGTACGCAGGTCATCAACCCCAGGCTCCCCGCGACGCGCAGGGAGGTCATCAGGCACCAGCCCCCCATGACCTTTCCCGGCCCGCAACCGCCCCGGCCTCTTTCGCCGCCCCGACCGCCGCCCCGACCGTCCCGGCCTCTCCCGCCGCCCCCGTGGACGATGCCTCTCCCGACGCCATCCTCATCCGTCGCACCATGGCGGAGGTCGCGTCGGTCGCGGACAAGGTCACTTCCTACTTCTACGCCTTGCTCTTCGTCCGCCACCCCGAGCTCCGCGGGCTCTTTCCCGCCGCCATGGACTCCCAGCGGGACCGGCTCCTCAAGGCCCTTCTCACCGCCGCCGAGCACATGGACAACGCGGCTGTGCTCACCGACTACCTCCAGCACCTGGGCCGCGGTCATCGCAAGTACGGCACCCAGCCGTCGCACTACCCCGCCGTCGGTGAGGCCTTGATCGGTTCCCTGAGCCGGTACGCCACGACCACCTGGGACGAGGAGACCGAGGCCGCCTGGATCCGTACGTACACCACGATCTCCCAGATCATGATCGACGCGGCCGCCCAGAACGAGCGGCACGCGCCCGCCTGGTGGCAGGCCGAGGTGGTCTCGCACGACCTCAGAACCCCCGACATAGCGATCATCACCGTCCGCCCCGACCAGCCGTACACCTTCCTGGCCGGCCAGTACACGAGCCTGGAGACGCCCTGGTGGCCGCGGATCTGGCGGCACTACTCCTTTGCCGGAGCGCCGCGCTCCGACGGTCTGCTCTCCTTCCATGTGAAGGCGGTCCCGGCCGGCTGGGTCTCCAACGCCCTGGTTCACCACGCACGCCCCGGCGACGTCATGCGCCTCGGTCCGCCCGCGGGTTCGATGACCGTCGACCACACCACCGACAACGGCCTGCTCTGTCTGGGCGGCGGCACCGGCATCGCCCCGATCAAGGCTCTCGTCGAGGATGTCGCCGAGCACGGGGCGCGGCGGCCGGTCGAGGTGTTCTACGGGGCGCGTACCGATTTCGACCTGTACGACATCGACACGATGCTGCGGCTGCAGCAGTCGCATCCCTGGCTTCATGTACGCGCGGTGGTCGACGACCGGGCGCAGTTCCCGGACGCCGTGCGGGAGTACGGCCCGTGGTACGAGTACGACGCCTATCTCTCCGGTCCGCCCGGCATGATCCGCAGCGGTGTCGACGCACTGCGTGGCATCGGTATCCCGTTTGACCGGATTCGCCACGACTCCCTGGAAGAGCTGGTGGCAGCGGGGGACTAG
- a CDS encoding restriction endonuclease — translation MVNEMALVESRALRNGVAERTEVLDKVKTVSLLPDGLHVTTRMVANYFEVAETAIRSMVCDHREELESNGYRLATSEEVSAFKALTSVDRFASKAALFTRRTVLNVAMLLRDSVVARQVRTYLLNAEEMQRPQPVDNFVHRLATLIDDRIVELLAQHMPAHTDSNVAQIAEATCRTTLGRAVVPLLNVAVQSGSEHRARLETLEGEVTHLRRVLREREAAGSMGALDAMNPRQFEQHIAWLCRRDGCDRVTVTGGHGDTGADIVAYAEDGRRIVVQCKSRTPAATITSGDVQQFAGMAKLEYNADIALLVATCPFTRDALLLAARHDVTAVHRGLLESWNSGTKLCSLN, via the coding sequence ATGGTCAACGAAATGGCACTAGTGGAGTCAAGGGCACTGCGGAACGGCGTGGCCGAGCGCACGGAAGTGCTCGACAAGGTCAAGACAGTCTCACTGCTCCCGGATGGGCTGCATGTGACAACACGGATGGTCGCCAACTACTTCGAGGTAGCCGAGACCGCGATTCGCAGCATGGTGTGCGATCACCGCGAGGAGCTTGAGTCGAACGGCTATCGCCTGGCGACCAGCGAGGAGGTGAGTGCCTTCAAGGCACTCACCTCCGTGGACCGCTTCGCCAGCAAGGCTGCACTGTTCACGAGAAGGACCGTCCTCAACGTCGCGATGTTGCTACGTGACAGCGTCGTCGCACGTCAGGTGCGTACGTACCTGCTCAACGCCGAGGAAATGCAGCGGCCCCAGCCTGTGGATAACTTTGTCCACAGGCTTGCCACACTGATCGACGACCGCATCGTCGAACTCCTCGCCCAGCACATGCCTGCACACACCGACAGCAACGTCGCCCAGATCGCGGAAGCCACCTGCCGCACCACTCTCGGCCGCGCCGTCGTGCCGCTCCTCAACGTCGCTGTCCAGAGCGGCAGCGAGCACCGCGCCCGCCTCGAAACCCTCGAAGGAGAAGTCACCCACCTCCGACGAGTGCTGCGCGAGCGGGAAGCTGCGGGCTCGATGGGCGCACTCGACGCCATGAATCCCCGTCAGTTCGAGCAGCACATCGCCTGGCTCTGCCGGCGGGACGGCTGCGACCGGGTCACGGTCACCGGTGGCCACGGCGACACAGGGGCCGACATCGTCGCCTACGCCGAAGACGGCCGCCGCATCGTGGTCCAGTGCAAGTCCCGTACACCTGCCGCGACCATCACCAGCGGCGACGTCCAGCAGTTCGCCGGCATGGCCAAACTCGAGTACAACGCCGACATCGCTCTGCTCGTCGCCACCTGCCCGTTCACCCGGGACGCGCTGCTCCTGGCTGCCCGCCATGACGTGACAGCTGTCCACCGTGGCCTGCTGGAGTCCTGGAACAGCGGAACGAAACTGTGCTCTCTCAACTAG
- a CDS encoding serine hydrolase, with the protein MTSPFEELLPATQRALLHRIAVAQSEGRAPSLVAAVARDRQLVWWGSRTSVAGHAPEDDTQYRIGSITKTFTAVLVLRLRDEGLLDLNDPLEKHLSGTGVGDVTIAQLLGHSAGVAAESPAPWWERTPGTLRPELADVLGEQPRMHPAGRRHHYSNPGYTLLGSLIEEVRGASWEEVLRREILEPLAMSRTSTQPRAPHAGGWAVHPWADVMMPEPTEDLGLMAPAGQLWSTAADLCRFAAFLAEGDERVLSAASVREMRAPSVQAETGEWDSAYGLGLQIVRKDGRTLIGHGGSLPGFVAGLWLSVEDGVAAVVLANATSGPLTAAVAADLVRIVAEAEPRIPEPWRPLPEVDQALLQLTGPWYWGTYAFGLRLVADRGLELQPLRGGGRGSRFVAAEGAEGTWTGLDGYYAGETLRVVRREDGSVSHLDLGSFVFTREPYEPGAAVPGGVDPEGWRGM; encoded by the coding sequence TTGACCTCACCCTTTGAAGAGCTGCTTCCCGCTACGCAGCGTGCCCTTCTGCACCGCATCGCCGTCGCGCAGTCCGAGGGGCGCGCGCCTTCCCTCGTTGCTGCTGTGGCGCGCGACAGGCAGTTGGTCTGGTGGGGCTCCCGTACTTCGGTCGCCGGGCATGCGCCGGAGGACGACACCCAGTACCGCATTGGCTCGATCACCAAGACCTTCACGGCCGTCCTGGTGCTGAGGCTGCGGGACGAGGGGCTGCTCGACTTGAACGACCCTCTGGAGAAGCACCTTTCCGGCACGGGTGTGGGAGATGTGACCATCGCTCAGCTACTCGGACACAGCGCGGGCGTCGCTGCGGAATCCCCGGCCCCGTGGTGGGAGCGGACACCGGGCACCCTCCGACCGGAACTCGCCGATGTTCTCGGTGAGCAGCCGCGGATGCATCCTGCCGGCCGTCGCCATCACTACTCCAACCCTGGCTATACGCTGCTCGGTTCGCTGATCGAGGAGGTGCGGGGCGCGTCCTGGGAGGAGGTTTTGCGGCGCGAGATTCTTGAACCGCTCGCCATGAGTCGTACGAGCACACAGCCTCGGGCTCCGCATGCAGGCGGCTGGGCCGTGCACCCGTGGGCCGATGTGATGATGCCCGAACCGACCGAGGATCTCGGTCTGATGGCTCCGGCTGGGCAGCTGTGGTCGACCGCAGCCGATCTCTGCCGGTTCGCCGCATTTCTCGCTGAGGGCGATGAGCGTGTGCTGAGCGCCGCGTCCGTCCGGGAGATGAGGGCGCCGTCCGTGCAGGCCGAGACCGGGGAATGGGACAGCGCTTACGGTCTGGGGTTGCAGATCGTACGGAAGGACGGCCGCACCTTGATCGGACACGGGGGCTCGCTGCCTGGCTTCGTCGCGGGACTCTGGTTGAGCGTGGAGGACGGTGTCGCCGCTGTCGTACTCGCCAACGCCACTTCGGGCCCGCTGACCGCGGCGGTTGCTGCCGATCTCGTGCGGATCGTGGCCGAGGCGGAGCCGCGTATCCCCGAGCCCTGGCGGCCGCTGCCCGAGGTCGACCAGGCGCTGCTGCAGCTGACCGGGCCCTGGTACTGGGGGACGTACGCCTTCGGGCTGCGTCTTGTCGCCGACCGTGGCCTGGAACTGCAACCGCTCCGCGGTGGCGGCCGCGGGTCCCGCTTCGTTGCGGCGGAGGGGGCTGAAGGGACCTGGACGGGTCTCGACGGCTACTACGCGGGGGAGACGCTGCGGGTGGTGCGCCGGGAGGACGGCTCGGTGAGCCATCTCGACCTGGGGTCGTTCGTCTTCACTCGCGAGCCGTACGAGCCGGGTGCGGCGGTTCCGGGCGGTGTCGACCCCGAGGGCTGGCGCGGGATGTGA